CGTCGTTCGACCGCACCTGGCCACCGCCTTCGCGCAGGTCCCAGAGTTCGTCGGCCAGAAGCAGGCTTGCCATGACCAGAAGTCGCTGATCGCCGACATTGCCGAGCGCACTGACAAGGTCCTGAACCTTGCTGTCGACGAACGATGCCAGACCGGTGATCCGCTCTTCCTCTCCGGGTCCGCACGCGACCTTGTAGCTGCGTCCGTTGATCTGGACCGACACCTCTGCCATCGCCTAACGCCCCAGCACCGACTTGAGCTCGACGATAACCCCGTCGAGCCGTCCGCTCACATCCGTCATGCGACCCTCAAGCTCCCTGTGCTTCTGCATCGCACTGTCGAGCGCGTCCGAAAGGCGGCGGTTCTCGCCCTCCAGTTCGCTCAACGCCTCACCCTCCGTCCGGTTGCAGAGACGGTTCAGTGCTGTTTCCAGACGCGTGATCGCCTGGTCGAGCTTCGCGATAGCCGCGTCCTCGGTGCTCATTGTTTGCCCTGGATCAATACCTTGCCGCCGGCTGCAAGGATAACGGCTTGTCAGGCGCGGATAAAGCACCTCTGGACAACATCCAATTCCCGGACCGACACCGCTCATCGCCGGTTGACGCTC
The genomic region above belongs to Rhodospirillales bacterium and contains:
- a CDS encoding cell division protein ZapA — its product is MAEVSVQINGRSYKVACGPGEEERITGLASFVDSKVQDLVSALGNVGDQRLLVMASLLLADELWDLREGGGQVRSNDDGKAGRARSIEALAERLDRLADRLEAS
- a CDS encoding DUF4164 family protein — its product is MSTEDAAIAKLDQAITRLETALNRLCNRTEGEALSELEGENRRLSDALDSAMQKHRELEGRMTDVSGRLDGVIVELKSVLGR